In the Manis javanica isolate MJ-LG chromosome 14, MJ_LKY, whole genome shotgun sequence genome, one interval contains:
- the LOC108408567 gene encoding olfactory receptor 2B11-like — protein MRSDNESFLGDTPNYFILLGASDRPWLELPLFGVLLVSYVLAMLGNISIILVSKLDPQLQSPMYIFLSHLSFLDLCYTTTTVPQVLVNTGSSRKTISYGGCTVQYAVFHWLGCTECILLAAMALDRYVAICEPLRYAVIMHRTLCHQLVLVSWISGFGNSLVQVILTVPLPFCGRQVLNNFFCEVPAMIKLSCADTTVNDVTLSVLVAFFVPVPLGLILLSYGFIACAVLRIPSSTGRHKAFGTCSSHLVVVSLFYLPAMYMYLQPPSSYSQDVAKFISLFYSIITPILNPFIYTLRNKDMKGALRRLLSRIWGLYRQ, from the coding sequence atgaGAAGTGACAATGAGAGCTTCTTGGGGGATACCCCAAACTACTTCATCCTTCTAGGTGCTTCTGACAGACCGTGGCTAGAGCTTCCCCTATTTGGGGTTCTCCTGGTGTCCTATGTTCTGGCCATGTTggggaacatttccatcatcttgGTGTCCAAGCTGGATCCCCAGCTGCAGAGCCCCATGTACATCTTCCTGAGCCACCTCTCCTTCCTGGACCTCTGCTACACCACCACCACGGTCCCGCAGGTGCTGGTCAACACAGGCAGCTCCAGGAAGACAATCAGCTATGGTGGCTGCACAGTGCAGTATGCGGTTTTCCACTGGCTGGGCTGCACCGAGTGTATCCTCTTGGCCGCCATGGCCCTGGACCGTTACGTGGCCATCTGTGAGCCCCTGCGGTATGCTGTTATCATGCACCGCACCCTCTGCCATCAGCTCGTGCTTGTGTCCTGGATCAGCGGCTTTGGAAACTCCCTCGTTCAGGTCATCCTGACTGTGCCGTTGCCATTCTGTGGGAGGCAGGTGCTGAACAACTTCTTCTGTGAGGTGCCGGCCATGATCAAGCTGTCGTGTGCTGACACCACTGTGAATGACGTCACACTGTCTGTGTTGGTGGCCTTCTTTGTGCCGGTACCCCTTGGTCTCATCCTCCTATCCTATGGCTTCATTGCCTGTGCAGTGCTGAGGATCCCATCCTCCACTGGACGGCACAAAGCCTTCGGGACCTGCTCCTCTCATCTGGTGGTGGTGTCCCTCTTCTACCTTCCTGCCATGTACATGTACCTGCAGCCCCCTTCCAGCTACTCCCAAGATGTGGCCAAGTTcatctctctgttctattccatcaTCACCCCCATCCTCAACCCCTTCATCTATACCCTGAGGAATAAGGATATGAAAGGAGCACTGAGAAGACTCCTGTCAAGGATCTGGGGTCTTTACAGACAATGA